TGGATCAACAGTTCCTAATAAAGCATCAACATTAGTTTGACACAATTCAAATCCTGCTTCAGGATCCATTGGTGGTGAGTATGCAAGAGTCATAAGGAACTCCCCTCCAACTGAACCATCTTTTATGAGACATGGTGGAATTGGAAAATGTTTTTTCACGACAATGGGGTCTCTTCCTAGATCAGCTCGCAAAACAACAGTTGCTGAGTCATGAAAACAGTGTAATATTTCATCTAAATCTCCGGGACGACCGGCTCCTAAATGATTGAATTGAGATGGGTCTATCACACTATTTCTCAGAAATGCATTATGTACGAGCATAGCTCTACCCAAAGTCGCTGGATCATCCTCATGCGAAACCGAGTCTGTAATATTTGCGACCAACGTCGAAATAATAGGTGTTGCGAAGCTTGTCCCAATGTCTTCAGCCAAATTTCCATTTCCGTCTATTGAGACAACACCGGTTTGAGTATAAGTCAGGTCTTCTTTGCAATTACCTCCATAGTGCATTAAATGAGGAGCCATCAAGTACGCTGATCCTGGTCCTCTTCGGCTAAATGATGATGGTTCTTCAGACTTCACACATGTTGAAGCATTATCCGAATGAGCTAATGAACCAACAACCAAACAGGTAGGAGAATCTGCAGGAGCACAAATTCGGTCTTGATCATTAGATAAAGTTTCTCTAGGCCATCCAGGAGACGGAGTATCAAGTCTATTTCCTGCGGACACCACAAAAGTTTTACCATATTTATGTGCAAGTTCAGCAAGAACACAACCAAACAGAGAAAACTCTTCGTCCTTACAAAAATGATCTGTGATTGCAAATGACAAATTCCAAACGTCAACCATTGGATACTTTATAACAGCCTCTCGTGTTATCCGAATAAGATCTTGTTCATTAACTGTGCCTTCATTTCCAAATGCTACTACATCAACAATTTTTGAAACAGCTGAAGGAAATCTAACATCATTATGATTTAGGATTCGGCCACCACAGATCATACCTGCTACAAAACTACCATGATCATTATCCTGCAGTTCTCGCGGAACGACATCCCACCGATCTTGAATCCACTTTTGTAATGATTTATTCAGTGGATCAGTCCCTGAGTCGATAATCCCAACCAATGGATATTTTATATCTTCTCGAGGACTAGGTAGTAAATGACTTGGAAGTGACTGCATTACTCTTGAAGCAGTCCGAGCGATACCAAATTCGGGAAAGCCAGAAATTGTGTGCGTACCAGGAAAACTAGCTAGCAAAGCGATGCCATTTACATCTCGCACTTTCACTTCAAGTACACTTAATCCATCCGTGTAATGAAGCGGCTTGACATTTAATAGATCTAGTGAATTCAGTTCTTTCTGGATAGAGATATTTTGAGCGTGTCTAAAATGTTGGAATAATCGAATTCTGAGTGGGAGACCCTCATCTACAACTTTCGATAATTCCTGAAAAGTTTTTCCTCCCATTGCATCATCAATGCTATATGGTTCAATCGATTCGATAGTAGAAATGTGTGATATTTCAGGATCTTTATCACCATACCCAATTTTTTTTTCCAAAGCATCTAGAGACTCTGGGGTGATGCTTATGTGAAACTGTCCAAGACCAGCTCCTCCTATTATCGGGCAGGTCTTTGTATTAAACACTCTAAAAGGACGTTTGGATTTAGAACAAGCTTTTTCTCTTAGTGTCACCTTTGCCACAGCAGGAACACCGGTCCATTTTTTAAACGGCGCCGAAAAATATGACCTAACGTTACCTACCTGGTTTACTAAAGTACGTCGTAACTCAGATGTCACCTTAACTAACGGGTCAAAACCTGTACTCTTTGGAATTGGATTTGGATGATAATCTCTATCAAGTGCAACAAATAGTTTTATCGGCAGCAAAGGCTTATCGTTCATATTTTCACTCCGCGCATCTTAATATCCGAGATACTTGTGATTGTGACAACTCAAACATTTCACCGAGTCTTGCTTGCGTAATTGACTTTCCTAAAGCATCTCGAACTGCTCGAAGTGCATCTGAAGTAGTTAATGCCCCACCATCAGTTATTC
The DNA window shown above is from Gimesia sp. and carries:
- a CDS encoding S8 family serine peptidase, translating into MNDKPLLPIKLFVALDRDYHPNPIPKSTGFDPLVKVTSELRRTLVNQVGNVRSYFSAPFKKWTGVPAVAKVTLREKACSKSKRPFRVFNTKTCPIIGGAGLGQFHISITPESLDALEKKIGYGDKDPEISHISTIESIEPYSIDDAMGGKTFQELSKVVDEGLPLRIRLFQHFRHAQNISIQKELNSLDLLNVKPLHYTDGLSVLEVKVRDVNGIALLASFPGTHTISGFPEFGIARTASRVMQSLPSHLLPSPREDIKYPLVGIIDSGTDPLNKSLQKWIQDRWDVVPRELQDNDHGSFVAGMICGGRILNHNDVRFPSAVSKIVDVVAFGNEGTVNEQDLIRITREAVIKYPMVDVWNLSFAITDHFCKDEEFSLFGCVLAELAHKYGKTFVVSAGNRLDTPSPGWPRETLSNDQDRICAPADSPTCLVVGSLAHSDNASTCVKSEEPSSFSRRGPGSAYLMAPHLMHYGGNCKEDLTYTQTGVVSIDGNGNLAEDIGTSFATPIISTLVANITDSVSHEDDPATLGRAMLVHNAFLRNSVIDPSQFNHLGAGRPGDLDEILHCFHDSATVVLRADLGRDPIVVKKHFPIPPCLIKDGSVGGEFLMTLAYSPPMDPEAGFELCQTNVDALLGTVDPISNNFKTQIHPYPKMKEEGWEDQLIKHGFKWSPLKLYRRSFSASRKNKLGGMSWELRLKLLRRAALKIVNGEHQVYLLITIRDNDPDRDNPLNIYDEFIQEIENLGWEITNLRISDQQRVR